One Triticum dicoccoides isolate Atlit2015 ecotype Zavitan chromosome 5B, WEW_v2.0, whole genome shotgun sequence genomic window carries:
- the LOC119309730 gene encoding ATP-dependent 6-phosphofructokinase 5, chloroplastic-like isoform X1, with protein sequence MPLSGMAIAFKASTSACTAQQLWGHPTRDQCQYGFTHLNERKSRKGSAALHARAIPGNLDLDFGDPSWKQKYQEDWDRRFSLPHITDVFDLEPRLTTFSLKKNRTPRGASDASSPDKWNGYVNKDDRALLKVINYASNTSAGAECIDPDCSWVEHWVHRAGPRKEIYYEPEEVKAAIVTCGGLCPGLNDVIRQIVFTLEIYGVKNIVGIQFGYRGFFEKGLKEMPLSREVVENINLAGGSFLGVSRGGAKTSEIVDSIQARRIDMLFVIGGNGSHAGANAIHEECRKRKLKVSVVAVPKTIDNDILFMDKTFGFDTAVEEAQRAINSAYIEARSAYHGVGLVKLMGRSTGFIAMHASLSSGQIDVCLIPEVSFTLDGEHGVLAHLEHLLETKGFCVVCVAEGAGQDLLQKSNATDASGNVILSDFGVHMQQKIKKHFKDIGVLADVKYIDPTYMVRACRANASDAILCTVLGQNAVHGAFAGFSGITSGICNTHYAYLPITEVITTPKHVNPNSRMWHRCLTSTGQPDFH encoded by the exons ATGCCCTTATCTGGGATGGCCATTGCTTTCAAAGCAAGCACGAGTGCTTGTACTGCACAACAACTGTGGGGGCATCCAACCAGGGATCAGTGCCAGTATGGTTTCACTCACTTAAATGAACGAAAGAGCAGAAAAGGCTCTGCTGCATTGCATGCCAGAGCTATTCCCGGGAACTTAGACCTGGATTTCGGTGatccttcttggaagcaaaagtatCAGGAAGACTGGGATAGGCGTTTTAGTTTGCCACATATTACAGATGTATTTGATTTAGAGCCAAGGCTCACTACTTTTTCACTGAAGAAAAACAG AACTCCCCGTGGCGCTAGCGATGCTTCATCACCTGACAagtggaatggctatgtaaataagGATGATAGAGCACTTCTGAAG GTGATTAACTATGCCTCTAATACTTCTGCTGGAGCCGAGTGCATTGATCCTGATTGTAGCTGGGTGGAACATTG GGTGCATCGTGCGGGGCCTCGTAAGGAAATATACTACGAGCCAGAGGAAGTAAAAGCAGCCATTGTTACCTGTGGAGGGCTCTGCCCCGGTTTAAATGATGTTATTAGACAG ATAGTATTTACCCTGGAGATCTATGGGGTGAAGAATATTGTCGGAATTCAGTTTGGTTATCGTGGATTTTTTGAAAAAGGCTTGAAAGAAATGCCG CTTTCACGTGAGGTGGTGGAGAACATAAATCTTGCTGGTGGAAGCTTCCTAGGTGTCTCACGTGGAGGAGCTAAAACTAGTGAAATTGTAGATAGCATACAG GCCAGAAGAATCGATATGCTATTTGTAATCGGAGGAAATGGTAGCCATGCTGGAGCTAATGCTATCCACGAGGAG TGCCGTAAGAGAAAACTGAAAGTTTCAGTTGTAGCTGTTCCAAAGACAATTGATAATGATATACTTTTCATGGATAAGACTTTTGGTTTTGACACAGCCGTTGAAGAAGCTCAACGTGCAATCAATTCTGCCTATATAGAG GCACGTAGTGCATATCATGGAGTTGGGTTGGTCAAATTAATGGGAAGAAGCACTGGATTCATAGCCATGCATGCTTCTCTTTCTAGCGGACAGATTGATGTCTGCCTAATACCTGAG GTATCTTTTACACTTGATGGAGAACATGGTGTCTTGGCACATCTTGAGCATTTACTGGAAACCAAGGGATTTTGTGTGGTTTGTGTGGCTGAAGGTGCAGGACAG GATTTACTGCAAAAATCAAATGCAACAGATGCATCAGGAAATGTGATACTTAGTGATTTTGGCGTCCACATGCAACAAAAG ATCAAGAAACATTTCAAGGACATTGGTGTTCTAGCTGATGTGAAGTACATCGACCCAACATATATGGTCCGGGCGTGTCGTGCAAATGCATCTGATGCCATCTTGTGCACTGTGCTTGGGCAAAATGCT GTCCATGGAGCATTTGCTGGGTTCAGCGGCATCACATCAGGTATTTGCAACACACATTATGCCTACCTCCCGATCACAGAAGTCATCACAACACCGAAGCATGTGAACCCAAATAGCAGGATGTGGCACCGATGTCTCACGTCCACTGGCCAACCGGACTTCCACTGA
- the LOC119309730 gene encoding ATP-dependent 6-phosphofructokinase 5, chloroplastic-like isoform X2 — protein sequence MFLQVINYASNTSAGAECIDPDCSWVEHWVHRAGPRKEIYYEPEEVKAAIVTCGGLCPGLNDVIRQIVFTLEIYGVKNIVGIQFGYRGFFEKGLKEMPLSREVVENINLAGGSFLGVSRGGAKTSEIVDSIQARRIDMLFVIGGNGSHAGANAIHEECRKRKLKVSVVAVPKTIDNDILFMDKTFGFDTAVEEAQRAINSAYIEARSAYHGVGLVKLMGRSTGFIAMHASLSSGQIDVCLIPEVSFTLDGEHGVLAHLEHLLETKGFCVVCVAEGAGQDLLQKSNATDASGNVILSDFGVHMQQKIKKHFKDIGVLADVKYIDPTYMVRACRANASDAILCTVLGQNAVHGAFAGFSGITSGICNTHYAYLPITEVITTPKHVNPNSRMWHRCLTSTGQPDFH from the exons ATGTTTCTCCAGGTGATTAACTATGCCTCTAATACTTCTGCTGGAGCCGAGTGCATTGATCCTGATTGTAGCTGGGTGGAACATTG GGTGCATCGTGCGGGGCCTCGTAAGGAAATATACTACGAGCCAGAGGAAGTAAAAGCAGCCATTGTTACCTGTGGAGGGCTCTGCCCCGGTTTAAATGATGTTATTAGACAG ATAGTATTTACCCTGGAGATCTATGGGGTGAAGAATATTGTCGGAATTCAGTTTGGTTATCGTGGATTTTTTGAAAAAGGCTTGAAAGAAATGCCG CTTTCACGTGAGGTGGTGGAGAACATAAATCTTGCTGGTGGAAGCTTCCTAGGTGTCTCACGTGGAGGAGCTAAAACTAGTGAAATTGTAGATAGCATACAG GCCAGAAGAATCGATATGCTATTTGTAATCGGAGGAAATGGTAGCCATGCTGGAGCTAATGCTATCCACGAGGAG TGCCGTAAGAGAAAACTGAAAGTTTCAGTTGTAGCTGTTCCAAAGACAATTGATAATGATATACTTTTCATGGATAAGACTTTTGGTTTTGACACAGCCGTTGAAGAAGCTCAACGTGCAATCAATTCTGCCTATATAGAG GCACGTAGTGCATATCATGGAGTTGGGTTGGTCAAATTAATGGGAAGAAGCACTGGATTCATAGCCATGCATGCTTCTCTTTCTAGCGGACAGATTGATGTCTGCCTAATACCTGAG GTATCTTTTACACTTGATGGAGAACATGGTGTCTTGGCACATCTTGAGCATTTACTGGAAACCAAGGGATTTTGTGTGGTTTGTGTGGCTGAAGGTGCAGGACAG GATTTACTGCAAAAATCAAATGCAACAGATGCATCAGGAAATGTGATACTTAGTGATTTTGGCGTCCACATGCAACAAAAG ATCAAGAAACATTTCAAGGACATTGGTGTTCTAGCTGATGTGAAGTACATCGACCCAACATATATGGTCCGGGCGTGTCGTGCAAATGCATCTGATGCCATCTTGTGCACTGTGCTTGGGCAAAATGCT GTCCATGGAGCATTTGCTGGGTTCAGCGGCATCACATCAGGTATTTGCAACACACATTATGCCTACCTCCCGATCACAGAAGTCATCACAACACCGAAGCATGTGAACCCAAATAGCAGGATGTGGCACCGATGTCTCACGTCCACTGGCCAACCGGACTTCCACTGA